From the Mycoplasmatota bacterium genome, one window contains:
- a CDS encoding glutamine synthetase III, with product MERISDLYGSSLFNDCVMREKLPKDVYRNLQKTIKLGTALESNVANVVANAMKDWAIEKGATHFTHWFQPMTGKTAEKHEALFSIMEDNQLLEEFSGKNLIVGEGDASSFPSGGLRATFEARGYTVWDCTSPAFLKEKDGTVTLCIPTAFCSYTGEALDKKTPLLRSMQALEKATKRILKLFNIEPLRVFATVGAEQEYFLIDKRLYQQRKDIIYTGRTLFGAPAPKGQDLNDHYYGSIKENIYAFMKDIDRELWKLGIPVKTKHNEVAPGQHELAPIFSTVNMSTDQNQIILEVLETVANRHNLVCLLHEKPFAFINGSGKHNNWSISTSDGVNLFEPGDTPLENTKFLIFLSAVIKAVDKYSELLRLSASSYTNDFRLGGNEAPPAIISIFVGEQLEKVLEQLEKGVYFETKSLSKIKTGVITLPVLPKDVTDRNRTSPFAFTGNKFEFRMVGSLQTIADPNIILNTIVADVLNEFADELENAENLSHAIKNLICKTIKNHRRIIFNGNGYSDEWVNEAKRRQLPILQTVVDSAPHFISDKAIKLFTNNKVLNESEIQSRYEIRLEDYVKRARIEATSMLHIVNKQIIPASIKYMNDIASNINHIKSINSNITVRAQEDRLRELSETLNETYEALEQLQKSLDEAMNTEDLFDKAKAYKNDVLKVMSSLRKPCDQLELLVAKEYWPFPTYGDLLYRI from the coding sequence ATGGAGAGAATCTCTGATTTGTATGGAAGCAGTCTTTTTAACGATTGCGTAATGCGTGAAAAATTACCTAAAGATGTTTATCGAAATTTACAGAAAACAATTAAACTTGGAACAGCTTTAGAATCTAATGTAGCTAATGTAGTTGCTAACGCAATGAAAGATTGGGCTATAGAAAAAGGTGCGACCCATTTTACACATTGGTTTCAACCAATGACAGGGAAAACAGCTGAGAAACATGAAGCATTGTTTAGTATTATGGAAGACAACCAACTACTTGAGGAATTTTCTGGTAAAAATCTAATAGTAGGTGAGGGAGATGCTTCTTCATTTCCAAGTGGTGGTCTTCGTGCAACTTTTGAAGCAAGGGGTTATACTGTATGGGATTGTACATCACCAGCTTTTCTAAAAGAAAAGGATGGGACGGTTACTTTATGTATTCCAACGGCCTTTTGTTCATATACTGGTGAAGCATTAGATAAAAAAACACCGTTATTACGTTCAATGCAAGCACTTGAAAAAGCAACGAAAAGAATATTAAAACTTTTTAATATCGAACCATTAAGAGTATTTGCTACTGTGGGAGCAGAACAAGAATACTTTTTAATTGACAAGAGATTATATCAACAAAGAAAAGACATAATTTATACAGGTAGAACTTTATTTGGTGCTCCTGCACCAAAAGGGCAAGACTTAAATGATCATTACTACGGATCAATTAAAGAGAATATTTATGCATTTATGAAAGATATTGATCGAGAGTTATGGAAATTAGGTATTCCAGTGAAAACAAAACATAATGAAGTAGCCCCAGGTCAACATGAACTCGCGCCTATATTTTCTACAGTAAATATGTCAACTGATCAAAATCAAATTATATTAGAAGTATTAGAAACAGTAGCAAACAGACATAATCTTGTGTGTTTGTTGCATGAGAAACCATTTGCATTTATAAATGGTTCAGGAAAACATAATAATTGGTCCATTTCAACTAGTGATGGAGTTAATTTATTTGAACCAGGTGATACCCCTCTTGAAAATACAAAATTTTTAATTTTTTTATCAGCTGTTATTAAAGCAGTGGATAAATATTCTGAATTATTAAGATTATCAGCTTCATCTTATACGAATGATTTTCGTCTCGGTGGAAATGAAGCACCACCAGCAATTATTTCTATTTTTGTTGGAGAACAGCTTGAAAAAGTTTTAGAACAACTTGAAAAAGGTGTATATTTTGAGACTAAATCATTAAGTAAAATTAAAACAGGTGTTATCACTTTACCAGTTTTACCAAAAGATGTTACAGATAGAAATCGAACGTCACCATTTGCATTCACAGGAAATAAATTTGAGTTTAGAATGGTGGGAAGTTTACAAACAATCGCTGACCCGAATATTATATTAAATACAATCGTTGCTGATGTATTAAATGAATTTGCTGATGAATTGGAAAATGCTGAAAATTTATCACATGCGATAAAAAATTTAATTTGTAAAACGATAAAAAACCATCGAAGAATTATTTTTAATGGTAATGGTTATTCAGATGAATGGGTTAATGAAGCTAAAAGACGTCAATTACCTATTTTACAGACTGTAGTAGATTCAGCTCCGCATTTTATTTCTGATAAAGCGATTAAATTATTTACTAATAATAAAGTATTGAATGAAAGTGAAATACAATCACGTTATGAAATTCGTTTAGAAGATTATGTCAAACGTGCTAGAATTGAAGCAACATCAATGCTTCATATCGTAAATAAACAAATAATACCTGCTTCAATTAAATATATGAATGACATTGCTTCAAATATCAATCATATAAAATCAATCAATTCAAATATTACTGTTAGAGCACAAGAAGATAGATTAAGAGAACTATCAGAAACATTAAATGAAACTTATGAGGCATTAGAACAATTACAAAAGTCTTTAGATGAAGCGATGAACACAGAAGATTTATTTGATAAAGCTAAAGCATATAAGAATGATGTTCTAAAAGTGATGAGTTCTCTAAGAAAACCATGCGATCAGTTAGAACTATTAGTGGCAAAAGAGTATTGGCCATTTCCGACCTATGGTGATTTACTATATAGAATTTAA
- a CDS encoding MFS transporter — protein MLLNSIKVKLIKKNLSIYNFYFFAYFFALGAFFPWFPVYMKEVAELPKERIGIILSFSPLISILFQPIWGIINDKFRLDKKIVFLGIVMMNLFIILILINKDFYFVAMYALLFGLFSCGVGPIQDSLTVLYTSKYGFKYGDVRIYGSLGFALATLITGYTVKEYGYTSIIILCTLFYILALMAFMKVKQVRLPLLKKNIKRKNHLLLVLKDKRFIVFLFFSALSIGVLSAMSNYTTLRITALGGSTSQIGVVTSLTVIIEIITMIYITKINNSISDFKLLIISIIIQVPFLLVYVFFDQLNLLLYILLIRGISSGLFIPVMVNFISSLLPKEKIASGLILYSALSINLTGYITTILSGYIIVWFSYKVLFVIILILVLTSFIFAFLLYEMKKR, from the coding sequence ATGTTATTGAATTCAATTAAAGTAAAATTAATTAAAAAAAATCTCTCTATATACAATTTTTATTTTTTTGCCTATTTCTTTGCTTTAGGTGCATTTTTTCCATGGTTTCCTGTTTATATGAAAGAGGTAGCCGAATTACCTAAAGAAAGAATAGGGATTATTCTATCATTTAGTCCACTTATTTCTATTCTCTTTCAACCAATTTGGGGGATAATAAACGACAAATTTCGTCTTGATAAAAAAATTGTTTTTTTAGGGATTGTTATGATGAATCTATTTATTATACTTATCTTGATAAATAAAGATTTTTATTTCGTTGCGATGTATGCATTATTGTTTGGTTTATTTAGTTGTGGGGTTGGTCCTATCCAAGATAGTTTAACCGTTCTTTATACAAGTAAGTATGGGTTTAAATATGGTGATGTACGAATTTATGGTTCATTAGGTTTTGCACTTGCTACTCTTATCACTGGATATACAGTAAAGGAATATGGGTATACTAGTATTATAATATTATGTACTTTATTTTATATCCTAGCGTTAATGGCTTTTATGAAAGTAAAACAAGTTAGATTACCTTTACTTAAGAAAAATATTAAAAGAAAAAATCATTTACTCTTAGTTTTGAAAGATAAAAGATTCATCGTATTTCTCTTTTTTTCAGCCCTAAGTATAGGTGTTTTAAGTGCTATGAGTAATTATACTACTTTACGAATAACAGCTTTAGGTGGATCAACATCTCAAATAGGTGTTGTTACATCTTTAACGGTTATAATAGAAATTATAACGATGATATATATTACCAAAATTAATAATTCTATCAGTGATTTTAAATTGTTAATTATATCAATTATAATCCAGGTCCCATTTTTACTTGTTTATGTATTTTTCGATCAATTAAATCTGTTATTATATATATTATTAATTAGAGGTATATCATCAGGACTATTTATTCCTGTGATGGTTAATTTTATATCCTCTTTATTACCAAAGGAAAAAATAGCATCAGGTTTAATTTTATATTCTGCGTTATCTATCAATTTAACAGGATATATTACCACAATTTTATCTGGTTATATTATAGTATGGTTTTCTTATAAAGTTCTGTTCGTTATAATATTAATATTGGTACTAACTTCTTTCATATTTGCATTTTTACTTTATGAAATGAAAAAGAGATAA
- a CDS encoding family 10 glycosylhydrolase codes for MKKLQLLFLMTILLFISCNNVYASEEEQEMLMNQYDSSKPIIFRYSEKPVFLPKEIKVVKQQFRGVYVYTNKNLDFKTENSIKAFKAQYEEILNTLEEYNMNAIIFQIRPTNDAFYQSELNPWSKYLMGTEDQDPGWDPLKWMISVTHGRGISFYAGFNAFRVSNATNLEKVFFINSLSEKNYANKHPEYVLTLTNTNGQYQYILNPGEEDVKQFVLDSIMEIVKNYDIDAINLENFFYPMSALGNFNDSKQFNNNNEDNLTVDNWRRQNITDLIINVKDEIIYYNNKYNKRIQLGVTPYGVWDNYNLDNKNGSKTTGYTSYGNEYADTRFWVKKEYVDYIAPQVKWEFEDPSTPYADVVQWWAETVKDTQVNLYISHYVNPNLKNQHQILNQLRFNQNYSEIKGSLLYSYHTINNQNNDRITKLLETIKTEYWHNITIHPVIKSVDNKPPKAVDRLLVKYIKNTVRLSWDSVKEAKLYLVYRFRNNEEMNLSDPTSIIEIVNQTSDDKIVFIDNNIRNNNIYRYVIVTIDEAYNESAPVIFDIDLNPNKMLPTEIVIFSITSLITFIVISYTAIKTLRNKN; via the coding sequence ATGAAGAAATTGCAGTTGTTATTTTTAATGACCATTTTATTATTTATAAGTTGTAATAATGTATATGCTAGTGAAGAAGAACAAGAGATGTTAATGAATCAATATGATTCATCAAAACCTATAATCTTTCGCTACTCAGAAAAACCAGTGTTTTTACCAAAGGAAATAAAGGTAGTAAAACAGCAATTTAGAGGAGTCTATGTTTATACCAATAAAAACTTAGACTTTAAAACAGAAAATTCTATTAAAGCATTTAAAGCTCAATATGAAGAAATATTAAATACTTTAGAAGAATATAATATGAATGCGATCATTTTTCAAATTAGACCAACGAATGATGCGTTTTATCAATCTGAGCTAAATCCTTGGTCAAAATATTTAATGGGGACAGAAGACCAAGACCCAGGGTGGGATCCTTTAAAATGGATGATATCAGTAACTCATGGAAGGGGAATCTCATTTTATGCCGGATTTAATGCGTTTCGAGTATCTAATGCTACTAATTTAGAAAAAGTATTCTTTATTAATTCTTTAAGCGAAAAAAATTATGCCAATAAACATCCTGAGTATGTATTAACTTTAACTAATACTAATGGTCAATATCAATATATATTAAATCCTGGAGAAGAAGATGTAAAACAATTTGTTTTGGATAGTATTATGGAAATTGTTAAAAATTATGATATAGATGCGATAAATTTAGAAAACTTCTTTTATCCAATGAGTGCTCTTGGTAATTTTAATGATTCGAAACAGTTTAACAATAACAATGAAGACAATTTAACGGTTGATAATTGGAGAAGACAGAATATTACAGATTTAATTATAAATGTAAAAGATGAGATTATTTATTATAATAATAAATATAACAAACGTATTCAATTAGGAGTAACACCTTATGGTGTTTGGGATAATTATAATTTAGATAATAAAAATGGTTCTAAAACAACGGGTTATACGAGTTATGGTAACGAATATGCTGATACAAGATTTTGGGTTAAAAAAGAATATGTAGATTATATTGCCCCACAAGTCAAGTGGGAATTTGAAGATCCATCTACTCCATATGCTGATGTAGTACAATGGTGGGCAGAGACAGTAAAAGATACTCAAGTCAACTTATATATTAGTCATTATGTTAATCCGAATTTAAAAAATCAACATCAAATATTAAATCAACTAAGATTTAATCAAAATTATAGTGAAATTAAAGGGAGTTTACTTTATAGTTATCATACAATAAATAATCAAAATAATGATAGAATTACCAAGTTATTAGAAACTATAAAAACAGAATATTGGCATAATATTACAATTCATCCTGTTATTAAATCTGTCGATAATAAACCACCTAAAGCTGTTGACCGATTATTAGTGAAATATATTAAAAATACAGTAAGACTATCTTGGGATAGTGTAAAAGAAGCTAAACTCTATTTAGTCTATCGATTTAGAAATAACGAAGAGATGAATTTATCTGATCCTACATCAATTATTGAAATAGTTAATCAAACATCTGATGATAAAATAGTATTTATTGATAATAATATTAGAAATAATAATATTTATCGATATGTTATAGTTACTATTGATGAAGCATATAATGAAAGTGCACCGGTTATTTTTGATATTGATTTAAATCCAAACAAAATGCTACCGACTGAAATAGTAATATTTTCAATAACAAGTTTAATTACTTTTATTGTCATCAGTTACACAGCTATTAAAACATTAAGAAATAAAAATTAA
- a CDS encoding class I SAM-dependent methyltransferase — MENCKKILSTFSGGKILDVGTGRGEFINFLKNTLKDYTDITGIDTTPQAIEFCKNQFKDENIQFIEMDAEKMDFNDNTFDTVCISNSLHHLPDAKKILQEMKRVLKPNGRFIISEMFCDNLTNAQMSHVLIHHWSAKIDSARGVYHDETYKRDEIIQIVDFLNLSDLQIFDYKHETEDSKSEELFKYFDDLIDKVLGRLEVEGDLYSSLEQEGKTIKDWIKDYGFESATVLMIIGSN; from the coding sequence ATGGAAAATTGCAAAAAAATATTATCAACATTTTCTGGAGGTAAAATATTAGATGTCGGAACAGGTCGAGGAGAATTTATAAACTTTCTTAAAAATACCCTAAAAGATTACACAGATATAACTGGAATTGATACAACTCCTCAAGCAATTGAATTTTGTAAAAATCAATTTAAAGATGAAAATATTCAATTTATAGAAATGGATGCTGAAAAGATGGATTTTAATGACAATACATTTGATACAGTTTGCATTTCTAACTCACTTCATCACTTACCAGACGCAAAAAAAATACTGCAAGAGATGAAGAGGGTATTGAAACCAAATGGTCGTTTTATAATAAGTGAGATGTTTTGTGATAATCTAACGAATGCCCAAATGTCTCATGTTTTAATTCATCACTGGTCAGCAAAAATTGATTCAGCTCGTGGGGTTTATCATGATGAAACTTACAAGAGAGATGAAATTATTCAAATTGTTGACTTTTTAAACCTAAGTGATTTACAAATTTTCGATTATAAACATGAAACTGAAGATTCTAAATCAGAAGAATTATTCAAATACTTCGATGATTTAATTGATAAAGTTTTAGGTAGATTAGAAGTTGAAGGAGATTTATACTCATCATTAGAACAGGAAGGTAAGACAATTAAAGATTGGATTAAAGATTATGGCTTTGAATCAGCTACAGTATTAATGATTATTGGTAGCAATTAA
- the purB gene encoding adenylosuccinate lyase, translating into MIDRYSRKEMKDLWSVENKFKAWLKVEILSCEAWAKLGHIPFEDVQKIADNAAFDMNRINELEKETKHDVIAFTRSVSESLEEEKKWVHYGLTSTDVVDTANGYIYKQINEVLRKGLSNFIGILKEKALQYKHTVQMGRTHGIHAEITTFGMKFALWYEEMNRNLHRFNEAANEIEVGKISGAVGTHANIPIYIEKYVCENLGIHAAKISTQTLQRDRHANYISTLALIASSLEKMAVEIRHLQRTEVKEVEEYFNKNQKGSSAMPHKRNPISSENISGCARVIRGYIVPAYEDIALWHERDISHSSVERIIMPDATILLDYMLHRFSKVIDTLVVYDEQMMKNIYATHGVIFSQRVLLKLVDKGLSREESYDLVQPKAMLAYQNQVSFKEVLKNDQTIKQYLTDLEIENCFNVSYHLEAIDEIFEQLGL; encoded by the coding sequence GTGATAGATAGATATAGCAGAAAAGAAATGAAAGATTTATGGAGTGTTGAAAATAAATTTAAAGCATGGTTAAAAGTTGAAATTTTGTCTTGTGAAGCATGGGCAAAATTAGGTCATATACCATTTGAAGATGTTCAAAAAATTGCAGATAATGCTGCGTTTGATATGAATCGTATTAATGAATTAGAAAAAGAAACAAAGCATGATGTGATTGCATTTACGAGATCAGTCAGTGAAAGTTTAGAAGAAGAAAAAAAATGGGTTCATTATGGATTAACCTCTACAGATGTTGTAGATACAGCAAATGGATATATCTATAAACAAATCAATGAAGTATTAAGAAAAGGTTTATCTAATTTTATTGGAATCTTAAAAGAAAAGGCGCTTCAATATAAACACACTGTTCAAATGGGTAGAACCCATGGAATACATGCAGAAATCACAACTTTTGGAATGAAATTCGCATTGTGGTATGAAGAAATGAACCGCAATCTGCACCGTTTTAATGAAGCTGCAAATGAAATTGAAGTGGGAAAAATATCTGGAGCAGTAGGAACGCATGCTAATATTCCGATTTATATAGAAAAATATGTATGTGAAAATCTTGGTATCCATGCTGCTAAAATATCAACTCAAACACTTCAAAGAGATCGGCACGCTAATTACATATCTACCTTAGCATTAATCGCATCGTCTTTAGAAAAAATGGCAGTTGAAATAAGACACTTACAAAGAACTGAAGTAAAAGAAGTGGAAGAGTATTTCAATAAAAATCAAAAGGGATCTTCAGCGATGCCTCATAAGCGTAATCCAATTTCATCAGAAAACATTTCAGGATGCGCAAGAGTAATTAGAGGGTATATCGTTCCAGCATATGAAGATATTGCCTTATGGCATGAAAGAGATATATCTCATTCATCTGTCGAACGTATTATTATGCCAGATGCAACTATTCTTCTAGATTATATGTTGCATCGATTCTCAAAAGTAATAGATACATTAGTCGTATATGACGAACAAATGATGAAAAATATTTACGCTACACATGGTGTGATATTTTCACAAAGGGTATTATTAAAACTAGTTGATAAAGGGTTATCAAGAGAAGAATCTTATGACCTTGTCCAACCAAAAGCAATGTTAGCTTATCAAAATCAAGTTTCATTTAAGGAAGTATTAAAAAATGATCAAACGATTAAACAATATTTAACTGATTTAGAAATAGAAAATTGCTTTAATGTTTCTTATCATTTAGAAGCAATTGATGAAATCTTTGAGCAATTAGGATTATAG
- the folD gene encoding bifunctional methylenetetrahydrofolate dehydrogenase/methenyltetrahydrofolate cyclohydrolase FolD, with product MSAIVVSGKDLAKRIRSELKEKVCQFIDETNVVPHLVVVLVGDNPASLSYVTGKQKGCEQTNMKSTLIKLPVETKEEELIELVEKLNQDTDVHGILVQLPLPKHINESKIINTISIEKDVDGFSPINVGKMVLKEQCFLPCTPAGIIKLIKETNIDMSGKHAVILGRSNIVGKPVAHLLLRENATVTICHSRTKDLKSHTKEADIIIAAIGKAKFVTADMIKPGAVVIDVGVNRVDNKLCGDVDFENALDVAGYITPVPGGVGPMTITMLLENTLEACKRMTK from the coding sequence TTGAGCGCTATAGTTGTTAGTGGAAAAGATTTAGCTAAAAGAATAAGATCAGAATTAAAAGAAAAAGTGTGTCAATTTATTGATGAAACTAACGTTGTTCCGCATTTAGTAGTCGTTTTAGTGGGAGACAACCCAGCTTCATTGTCTTATGTTACAGGAAAACAAAAAGGCTGTGAGCAAACGAATATGAAATCTACTTTAATTAAATTACCAGTAGAGACTAAAGAAGAAGAACTAATTGAATTAGTGGAAAAACTAAATCAAGATACAGACGTTCATGGTATTTTAGTACAATTACCATTACCAAAACATATTAATGAAAGTAAAATAATAAATACAATTAGTATTGAAAAAGATGTTGATGGATTTAGCCCAATCAATGTGGGTAAAATGGTTTTGAAAGAACAATGTTTCTTACCTTGTACACCAGCAGGAATTATTAAATTAATCAAAGAAACTAATATTGACATGTCAGGGAAACATGCTGTAATATTGGGTAGAAGTAATATAGTAGGTAAACCTGTTGCTCATTTATTGCTACGTGAAAATGCGACAGTTACTATTTGTCATTCAAGAACAAAAGATTTAAAATCGCATACTAAAGAAGCAGATATTATAATCGCAGCGATTGGCAAAGCAAAATTTGTTACAGCTGATATGATTAAACCTGGTGCAGTTGTTATAGATGTAGGAGTTAATCGTGTTGACAATAAATTATGTGGTGATGTAGATTTTGAAAATGCATTAGATGTAGCTGGTTATATAACACCAGTCCCTGGTGGAGTTGGTCCTATGACTATTACAATGTTATTAGAAAACACATTAGAGGCATGTAAGCGAATGACTAAATAA
- a CDS encoding alanine--glyoxylate aminotransferase family protein has protein sequence MSKKLFTPGPGNIPQFVRVQLSKDIIHHRMSDYQNLLYRVTEKLQQVFMTKNDVLILTSSGTGAMESSVVNLFSKGDEVLIINTGFFGVRFIEICQTYQLTVHSIDYNWGDTYNLQDVKDMFDKYPHIKGVFVTYHETSTGVLNDIKELGQYIHTKNALLIADCISGMIIHPFEFDLWNVDCALASSQKGFLLPPGLAFVALSKKAKEVMKHSNLPKFYWNYQKYLDYFKKGQNPYTPSTSLILALDIVLDAILEKGIECIAIEKMTLRKYVEEKMEEIGFKLFIEDEKIKGNALVPVLANNNYDIEKLVQFLDNRYDFSVAKGQGKLTNLMLRIGIISEFTFEDIDDLVNKILEFKAIEDNNITNN, from the coding sequence GTGTCGAAAAAATTATTTACACCAGGACCTGGCAATATACCACAATTTGTTCGGGTACAATTGTCAAAAGATATCATACACCATAGAATGAGTGATTATCAAAACCTTCTCTATCGCGTGACTGAAAAACTACAACAAGTATTTATGACTAAAAATGATGTACTTATTTTAACATCATCTGGTACAGGGGCTATGGAATCATCTGTTGTAAATCTGTTTTCAAAAGGTGATGAAGTGCTTATTATTAATACTGGTTTTTTTGGAGTTCGTTTTATAGAGATATGTCAGACCTATCAACTTACTGTACATTCTATTGATTATAACTGGGGAGATACTTATAATCTTCAAGATGTAAAAGATATGTTTGATAAATATCCTCATATCAAAGGTGTATTTGTCACTTATCATGAAACATCAACTGGTGTATTAAATGATATTAAAGAATTAGGTCAATATATTCACACTAAAAATGCTTTATTAATCGCAGATTGTATAAGTGGTATGATTATACATCCATTTGAGTTTGACCTGTGGAATGTGGATTGTGCATTAGCATCAAGTCAAAAAGGGTTTTTATTACCACCAGGCCTTGCTTTTGTTGCGTTATCAAAGAAAGCAAAAGAAGTGATGAAACACTCTAATCTACCGAAATTTTATTGGAATTATCAAAAATATTTAGATTATTTTAAAAAGGGTCAAAACCCTTATACACCATCTACTTCATTAATATTAGCCCTAGATATTGTTTTAGATGCAATATTGGAAAAAGGAATTGAATGTATCGCTATTGAAAAAATGACACTAAGAAAATATGTTGAAGAAAAGATGGAAGAAATTGGATTCAAATTGTTTATTGAAGATGAAAAAATAAAAGGTAATGCCTTGGTTCCTGTATTAGCCAATAATAATTATGATATTGAAAAATTAGTTCAATTTTTAGATAATCGATATGATTTTTCAGTTGCTAAGGGACAGGGAAAATTAACAAACCTAATGTTACGGATTGGAATTATTAGTGAATTTACCTTTGAAGATATTGATGATTTGGTAAATAAAATATTAGAGTTTAAGGCTATTGAAGACAATAATATTACTAATAATTAA
- a CDS encoding formate--tetrahydrofolate ligase: MFKSDLEIAKEAKMLPIQKIAENLGISEEDIELYGKYKAKLSLNLLDKLQEKKDGKVILVTAINPTPAGEGKSTTTVGLGEAFALINKKAIIALREPSLGPVMGVKGGAAGGGYAQVVPMEDLNLHFTGDIHAITAANNTLAALIDNHIYQGNALNIDPKNITFKRCVDINDRALRQVIIGTGSRVNGVMRGDGFNISSASEIMAVFCLAKDLSDLKKRLAQIVVGYTYDKKPVTVGELKVEGALTLLLTDAIKPNLVQTVENTPVLVHGGPFANIAHGCNSIIASKLGIKLADYLITEAGFGADLGAEKFLDIKCRIADMKPNAVVIVATVRALKMHGGVSKQNLKEENVDAVIKGIENLEKHIDTIKQFNLPYVVALNKFITDTDNELEALLNWGKENNHPIEMSEVWEFGGKGGVDLAKRIIKEIDNVKENKFDQLYKLDDSIENKIEAICKKVYGADGVEFTAEAKKQIAEYESFGWDKLPICMAKTQNSLSDNAKVFGRPRGFKITVRELRPSIGAGFLVALTGTVLTMPGLPKAPAALAMDVDDEGNAYGLF, translated from the coding sequence CGATTCAAAAGATTGCAGAAAATTTAGGAATTTCTGAAGAAGACATTGAGTTGTATGGGAAGTACAAAGCGAAATTATCGCTTAACTTGTTAGACAAGTTACAAGAGAAAAAAGATGGGAAAGTTATCTTAGTTACCGCAATTAATCCAACGCCAGCAGGTGAAGGAAAATCAACAACAACTGTTGGATTAGGAGAAGCATTTGCTTTAATAAATAAAAAAGCAATTATTGCGTTAAGAGAACCATCTTTAGGACCTGTAATGGGTGTTAAAGGTGGAGCTGCAGGTGGGGGATATGCACAAGTTGTTCCAATGGAAGATTTAAATTTACATTTTACTGGAGATATTCATGCGATTACAGCGGCTAATAATACTTTAGCAGCATTAATTGATAATCATATTTATCAAGGGAACGCTTTAAATATTGATCCAAAAAATATTACTTTTAAACGTTGTGTTGATATTAATGATCGTGCATTACGTCAAGTTATTATTGGTACAGGAAGCCGTGTTAACGGTGTGATGCGTGGAGATGGATTCAATATTTCTAGTGCATCTGAAATAATGGCAGTTTTCTGTCTAGCTAAAGACCTAAGCGACTTGAAAAAACGTTTAGCTCAAATTGTCGTTGGTTATACTTATGATAAGAAGCCAGTTACTGTAGGAGAATTAAAAGTTGAAGGTGCGTTAACATTATTGTTAACAGATGCAATTAAACCGAATTTGGTTCAAACAGTAGAAAATACACCTGTATTAGTTCATGGTGGCCCTTTTGCGAATATTGCTCATGGATGTAATTCAATAATCGCATCGAAATTAGGAATAAAATTAGCTGATTATTTGATTACAGAGGCTGGATTTGGTGCAGATTTAGGGGCTGAAAAGTTCTTAGATATCAAGTGTCGAATAGCTGATATGAAACCAAATGCTGTTGTTATTGTAGCAACAGTACGTGCATTAAAAATGCATGGTGGCGTAAGCAAACAAAACTTAAAAGAAGAAAATGTAGATGCAGTAATTAAAGGTATTGAAAACTTAGAAAAACATATCGATACAATAAAACAATTTAATTTACCTTATGTTGTTGCATTAAATAAATTTATTACTGATACAGATAACGAACTTGAAGCGTTATTAAACTGGGGTAAAGAGAATAATCATCCGATTGAGATGTCAGAAGTTTGGGAATTTGGTGGCAAAGGTGGAGTAGACCTTGCTAAACGAATTATTAAAGAAATTGATAATGTGAAAGAAAATAAATTTGACCAACTATATAAATTAGATGATTCTATTGAGAATAAAATCGAAGCGATTTGTAAAAAAGTATATGGCGCAGATGGTGTTGAGTTTACTGCTGAAGCTAAAAAACAAATTGCTGAGTATGAATCATTTGGTTGGGATAAACTGCCTATCTGTATGGCAAAAACACAAAATTCATTGTCAGATAATGCAAAAGTATTTGGACGTCCACGTGGATTTAAAATTACTGTGAGAGAATTAAGACCTTCTATAGGTGCAGGATTCTTAGTAGCATTAACTGGAACTGTTCTAACGATGCCGGGATTACCAAAAGCGCCAGCAGCACTTGCAATGGATGTTGATGATGAAGGAAATGCTTACGGATTATTCTAA